Proteins encoded together in one Papaver somniferum cultivar HN1 unplaced genomic scaffold, ASM357369v1 unplaced-scaffold_21, whole genome shotgun sequence window:
- the LOC113339949 gene encoding reticulon-like protein B3 yields the protein MAEHGEETKHTESLMEKISEKIHSHDSSSSSSSDSDNEKEVKHHSVPTSSSPKGVQSAINRLFGRKKPVHHVFGGGKPADVFLWRNKKISAGVLGGATVAWVLFELLEYHLLTLVCHCAILTLAVLFLWSNASTFIQKSRPKIPEVHLPEDPFLQIAAGLRIEINRVLACLREIASGHDLKKFLAVIAGLWVLSIVGAWCNFLTLFYIVFVLLHTVPVLYEKYEDQVDTFAEKAMHELKKQYVVFDEKVLSKIPRGPLKNKKL from the exons ATGGCGGAACATGGAGAAGAAACGAAGCATACAGAGAGTTTGATGGAGAAGATATCGGAGAAGATTCATTCACATGATtcttcatcatcgtcttcatctgatTCTGATAATGAAAAGGAAGTTAAACATCATTCAGTACCAACATCTTCATCACCAAAAGGTGTTCAGTCTGCTATTAATCGGCTCTTTGGAAGGAAGAAACCTGTTCATCATGTCTTTGGTGGTGGCAAAC ctgctgatGTTTTCTTATGGAGGAACAAGAAGATTTCAGCTGGTGTTCTTGGTGGGGCTACTGTTGCATGGGTTCTATTTGAATTGTTGGAATACCACTTGCTCACTTTGGTCTGCCACTGTGCTATATTGACTTTGGCTGTTCTGTTCTTGTGGTCGAATGCATCTACCTTCATCCAAAA GTCTCGCCCCAAAATTCCTGAAGTCCATCTTCCTGAGGACCCATTCTTGCAGATTGCTGCTGGTTTGAGAATTGAGATTAACAGGGTTCTAGCTTGCTTGCGTGAGATTGCTTCAGGACATGATTTGAAGAAGTTTCTTGCT GTGATTGCTGGATTGTGGGTTCTATCCATTGTGGGTGCTTGGTGCAATTTCTTGACCTTGTTCTACATAG TGTTCGTGTTGCTACACACTGTTCCCGTGCTCTATGAGAAATACGAGGACCAAGTTGATACCTTTGCTGAGAAGGCTATGCATGAGTTGAAGAAACAATATGTGGTGTTTGATGAGAAGGTTCTAAGCAAGATCCCAAGAGGTCCATTGAAAAACAAGAAGCTCTAG